The genomic segment CGCCGGTGACCGGTATGCGCGAGAAACCGGACCGCAGGGCGAGGGTGAGGCCCTGGCGGATGGTCTTGTAGCGCTCGATGGCGACCAGGTCGGTGCGCGGGACCATCACCTCGCGGACGAGGGTGTCGCCCAGCTCGAAGACCGAGTGCACCATGCGGCGCTCCTCGGCCTCGATCAGTGACTCCTTCTCGGCGAGGTCGACCAGCGCCCGCAGCTCGGCCTCGGAGGCGAACGGGCCCCGGCGGAAACCCTTGCCGGGCGTCAGCGCGTTACCGATGAGGATCAGGAGGTTCGGGATCGGGCCCATGATCCGGGCCAGCGGCAGCAGGACGTACGCCGCCGCCGTGGCCGTGTTCAGGGGGTGCTGGCGGCCGATGGTGCGCGGGGAGACGCCGACGGCCACGTAACTGACGAGGACCATGACGCCGATGGCGACGGCCAGGGCCTCCCAGGTCTTGTCGAACTCCTTCAGGCAGGCGTAGGTCACGAGCGCGGCGGCGGCCATCTCGCAGACCACGCGCAGCAGCAGCGCGACGTTCAGATAGCGGGTCGGGTCGGCCGAGATCTGGGCGAGCCCCGCGCTGCCGCGCCGCCCGGACCGTACGGCCTCCTCGGCGCGGAAGCTGGAGACGCGCGCGAGGCCCGCCTCCGCGCAGGCGGCGAGCCAGGCGACGACGACCAGGGCGACGGCACCACCGATGAGAGACGCGCTCATGACACGGTCGGTGCCGGGGAGGGGCCGGTGAAGCCCTTCTCCGCGCGCCAGCCGTCCACGATGGCGGCCTGCAGGCCGAACATCTCGGCCTTCTCGTCCGGCTCCTCGTGGTCGTAGCCGAGCAGGTGCAGCACCCCGTGGACGGTGAGGAGCTGGAGCTCCTCGTCCATGGAGTGCTGCGTGTCCGCTTCCTTGCCCTGCTTCTCGGCGACCTCGGGGCAGAGCACGATGTCGCCGAGGAGGCCCTGCGGCGGCTCGTCGTCGTCCTTCGACGGCGGACGCAGCTCGTCCATCGGGAAGGACATGACATCCGTGGGGCCGGGGAGGTCCATCCACTGGATGTGCAGCTGCTCCATGGCGTCGGCGTCCACCACGATCACCGAGAGCTCGGAGAGGGGGTGGATGCGCATCCGTGTCAGCGCGTAGCGGGCGATGTCGAGGATCGCCTGCTCGTCGACCTCGGTTCCGGACTCGTTGTTGACGTCGATCGACATGGTGCGGTGCTTGTCTACTTCCCCTTGTGCCCGGCCCTGCCCCGGCCGCCCTTGTGCGAGCCGTTCTCCGTGCCGTGCGTGGTGTCGTACTTCTCGTACGCGTCGACGATACGGCCGACGAGCTTGTGCCGGACGACATCCTGGGACGACAGCCGGGAGAAGTGCACGTCGTCCAGGCCCTCCAGGATGTCCTGGACCTGGCGCAGACCGGACTTCGTGCCGTTCGGCAGGTCGACCTGGGTCACGTCACCCGTGATCACGATCTTCGAGTCGAAGCCGAGGCGGGTGAGGAACATCTTCATCTGCTCGGGCGAGGTGTTCTGGGCCTCGTCGAGGATGATGAAGGCGTCGTTGAGCGTACGGCCGCGCATGTACGCCAGGGGCGCGACCTCGATCGTCCCGGCCGCCATCAGGCGGGGGATGGAATCCGGGTCGAGCATGTCGTGCAGCGCGTCGTACAGCGGGCGCAGGTAGGGGTCGATCTTCTCGTAGAGCGTGCCGGGCAGGAAGCCCAGGCGCTCGCCGGCCTCGACGGCGGGGCGGGTCAGGATGATGCGGTTGACCTGCTTGGACTGGAGGGCCTGGACGGCCTTGGCCATGGCCAGGTAGGTCTTGCCGGTGCCGGCGGGGCCGATGCCGAAGACGATGGTGTGCTTGTCGATGGCGTCGACGTACCGCTTCTGGTTGAGCGTCTTGGGGCGGATCGTGCGGCCGCGCGAGGACAGGATGTTCTGCGTCAGAACCTCGGCCGGGGTCTCCTGGCCGTCGCCCTTCCCGTTCTCACTCGCTCTGAGCATGGCGATCGAGCGTTCCACTGCGTCCTCCGTCATCGGCTGTCCGGTGCGGAGCACCAGCATCATCTCGTCGAACATGCGCTGGACGAGAGCGACTTCGGGGGCGTCGCCGACCGCGCTGATCTCATTGCCCCGGACATGGATGTCGACCGCCGGGAAGGCCTTCTCGATCACGCGCAGGAGGGAGTCGCCGGAACCCAGCACGGTCACCATGGGGTGCGCCGCGGGGACGGTGAACTGTGCTCTCGCCTTGCCCTGCGCGGGGGTGTGAGCTGTGGGTGTCTGAGTCATGGGCCGGCTCTGGGGCCGCACGTCCTCCTTGAAGCGACTCGCAGGTGGTGGCCTGCGCTTGTGAATCCAGAGTACGCCGGGGGACTGACAGGGCCGTAGGGCTTTTCGCGGGAGAGCCCGGGACCGGCGCCGTTCCTCAGCGCCAGAGGGGTGCCCCCGCCGCCCCCGGGCTCGTCGCCTCGATCTTCGCCCGGATCTCCCCCATCACCTCCACGATCCGGCGCTCGTGTTCCGGGGTCAGACGGGCGACCGGGACCGAGCAGCTGATGGCGTCCTCGGCGGGGGTGTCGGTGCGCAGGGCGAAGCCGAGGCCGATGATGCCGGGGACGCCCTCCTCGCGGTCGACGGCGTAGCCGCGGGCGCGGACGGCGGCGAGGTCGGCGGCGAGGGAGTCGCGGGTGGTGTGGGTGCGGGGGGTGAGCGCCGCGTAGGGACCCTCGGGGAGGTCCGCGTCGGGGCGTTCGGCGAGGAGGGCCTTGCCGAGGGCGCCGGCGTGGGCGGGGAGGCGGCGGCCGACGCGGCTGATCGTGCGCAGGTACTCGTGGGACTCGCGGGTGGCCAGGTAGGCGACGTCCATGCCGTCGAGGCGGGCGAGGTGGATGGTCTCGCCGAGGGCCTCGGACGCCTCGTCGAGGTAGGGCCGTACGGCGCGGACGCGCGGGTCGGAGTCCAGGTAGCTGGTGCCGGTGAGCAGGGCGCGGATGCCGATGCCGTACAGGGAACCGGTGGTGTCCGTGCGGACCCAGCCGCGGCCGATCAGGGTCTGGAGCAGCGCGTACATCGAGCTGCGCGGGACCCTGAGCTCGTCCGCCAGCTCCTGGAGGCGTGCGGGCCGGTCGCCGCGCGCGGCCAGCAGTTCCAGCAGGTCGACCGTGCGTGCCGCCGACTTCACCTCGCGGACGCCCCCGGCGCCGTCTGTCTCCGACATGCGCCGATCGTATGCGGGGCGGCGCACTCACCCATGGGCGCTGCTGCGTGACGCTCCTCTTGACGCTCCGCAGGTCGCGTATCTAATCTCCATCTCTATACGTAGATGATGTCTATATATATAGAGAGACGGGCGGGCGCGGTGTCCGGCGGCTGCCCCCGCGCGGAAGTCGCCGCCTCGACCGTAGGAGCCGCCCCGTGACCCGTGACCTGACCATCACCGAGGTCCGGCTGACCCCGATCCTGGTCGCCGACCCGCCGCTGCTGAACACGCAGGGCGTGCACCAGCCGTACACCCCGCGGCTCATCGTGGAGGTCGTGACCGCCGACGGGACCACGGGCGTCGGCGAGACGTACGGCGACACCAAGTACCTGGATTTGGCCCGGCCGTTCGCGGAGAAGCTGGTGGGTCGTCAGGTCGGCGATCTGAACGGGCTGTTCGTCCTCGCCGACGAGGTGGCCGTCGACGGGTCCCGGGTCTCCGGCCAGGTCGACGTGGGCGGGCTGCGCGGCATCCAGACCGCCGACAAGCTGCGGCTGTCGGTGGTGTCGGGGTTCGAGGTCGCCTGTCTCGACGCGCTCGGGAAGGCGCTGGGGCTGCCCGTGCACGCGCTGCTCGGCGGCAAGGTGCGGGACACCGTGGAGTACAGCGCGTACCTCTTCTACAGGTGGGCGGACCATCCCGAGGGCGTCGCCTGCGAGAAGGACGACTGGGGCGCGGCCCTGGACCCGGCGGGGGTCGTGGAGCAGGCCCGGACGTTCAAGGAGCGGTTCGGGTTCACGTCGTTCAAGCTCAAGGGGGGTGTCTTTCCGCCGGAGGAGGAGATCGCCGCGATCCGTGCGCTGGCCGAGGCCTTCCCCGGGGACCCGCTGCGGCTGGACCCGAACGGCGCCTGGTCCGTGGGGACTTCGCTGAAGGTCGCGGACGCGCTCGCCGACGTACTCGAATATCTGGAGGACCCGGCGCTCGGGACGTCCGCGATGGCCGAGGTCGCGGCGGGGACGTCCGTTCCGCTCGCCACCAACATGTGTGTGACGACCTTCGCGGAGATCGAGCAGGCGTTCACGCGGGGTGCCGTCCAGGTCGTCCTCTCCGACCACCACTACTGGGGCGGACTGCGCAACACCCGTGAACTGGCCGCGATCTGCCGTACGTTCGGTGTCGGTGTGTCCATGCACTCCAACACGCACCTGGGGATCAGCCTTGCCGCGATGACGCAGGTGGCGTCCACGGTTCCGGGCCTCCACCATGCCTGCGACTCCCACTATCCGTGGCAGTCGGAGGATGTCCTCACGTCGCGCCTCACGTTCGAGGACGGGGCCGTGCGGGTGTCGGACGCGCCGGGGCTCGGAGTCGAACTCGACCGCGAGAAGCTGGAGTTCCTGCATCGGCGGTGGCTGGATGACGACGGGTCGCTGAAGGACCGGGATGACGCGGCGGCGATGCGGGTGGCCGAGCCGGGGTGGGTGACGCCGGCCGTGCCGCGCTGGTAACCCCGGTTCGCCGTCCGCGCCCCGGTGGGGCTTCTCGCGCAGTTCCCACGCCCCTAAAAACCCACGGCCCCACGGCCCTGCGGGCCGGTGGGCCGGTGGGCCGGTGGGCCGGTGGGCCGGTGGGCCGGTGGGCCGGAAAGCACGGGGCGCAGCCCCTGCTTTCAGGGGCGCGGGGAACTGCGCGGACAACCCCCACGCACCCGCACCCGCCAGAAGCCCTCAGGGACCGAGCTGAAAGGCGAAACGCGGGCCCGAAGGGGCGGCAGCCCCTGGGGACGACACCCCCACCCGTACGACGCACCGGGGCCCGACAACACCCTGCCCCGCACCCCCCAGCGGAGCGTTTGGTGCAGACTGGCTGGATCCGCACCACGCCAGGGAGCACATCGTGACCGCGTTCAAGGGAGAGCGACCGCACCGGCCCCAGGTCGACCCGCTGAGGTCCCTGAGAGCACCGGACGACCCGCCCTGGGACGTCTATCTGACGGGCACCGTCTTCCTCGACATCATCTTCACCGGGCTCGACTCCGCCCCGGTGCGCGGGACCGAGTCCTGGGCACGCGGGATGGGGTCGAGCCCCGGCGGCGTGGCGAACATGGCCACGGCCCTGGCCCGGCTCGGCCTGAAGACGTCCCTCGCGGCGGCCTTCGGCGACGACCACTACGGGGAGTACTGCTGGGACGCCCTGGAGCAGGGCGAGGGCATCGACCTCTCCACCTCCCGTACG from the Streptomyces sp. NBC_00310 genome contains:
- a CDS encoding hemolysin family protein, with the protein product MSASLIGGAVALVVVAWLAACAEAGLARVSSFRAEEAVRSGRRGSAGLAQISADPTRYLNVALLLRVVCEMAAAALVTYACLKEFDKTWEALAVAIGVMVLVSYVAVGVSPRTIGRQHPLNTATAAAYVLLPLARIMGPIPNLLILIGNALTPGKGFRRGPFASEAELRALVDLAEKESLIEAEERRMVHSVFELGDTLVREVMVPRTDLVAIERYKTIRQGLTLALRSGFSRIPVTGENEDDIVGIVYLKDLARKTHISRDTESELVSTAMRPAVFVPDTKNAGDLLREMQQERNHVAVVIDEYGGTAGIVTIEDILEEIVGEITDEYDRELPPVEDLGEDRYRVTARLDITDLGELYGLDAYDDEDVETVGGLLAKALGRVPIAGASSVVPLPDERALRLTAEAAAGRRNKIVTVLVEPIGPAEPSEEGTKPE
- the ybeY gene encoding rRNA maturation RNase YbeY is translated as MSIDVNNESGTEVDEQAILDIARYALTRMRIHPLSELSVIVVDADAMEQLHIQWMDLPGPTDVMSFPMDELRPPSKDDDEPPQGLLGDIVLCPEVAEKQGKEADTQHSMDEELQLLTVHGVLHLLGYDHEEPDEKAEMFGLQAAIVDGWRAEKGFTGPSPAPTVS
- a CDS encoding PhoH family protein; its protein translation is MTQTPTAHTPAQGKARAQFTVPAAHPMVTVLGSGDSLLRVIEKAFPAVDIHVRGNEISAVGDAPEVALVQRMFDEMMLVLRTGQPMTEDAVERSIAMLRASENGKGDGQETPAEVLTQNILSSRGRTIRPKTLNQKRYVDAIDKHTIVFGIGPAGTGKTYLAMAKAVQALQSKQVNRIILTRPAVEAGERLGFLPGTLYEKIDPYLRPLYDALHDMLDPDSIPRLMAAGTIEVAPLAYMRGRTLNDAFIILDEAQNTSPEQMKMFLTRLGFDSKIVITGDVTQVDLPNGTKSGLRQVQDILEGLDDVHFSRLSSQDVVRHKLVGRIVDAYEKYDTTHGTENGSHKGGRGRAGHKGK
- a CDS encoding IclR family transcriptional regulator, with product MSETDGAGGVREVKSAARTVDLLELLAARGDRPARLQELADELRVPRSSMYALLQTLIGRGWVRTDTTGSLYGIGIRALLTGTSYLDSDPRVRAVRPYLDEASEALGETIHLARLDGMDVAYLATRESHEYLRTISRVGRRLPAHAGALGKALLAERPDADLPEGPYAALTPRTHTTRDSLAADLAAVRARGYAVDREEGVPGIIGLGFALRTDTPAEDAISCSVPVARLTPEHERRIVEVMGEIRAKIEATSPGAAGAPLWR
- a CDS encoding glucarate dehydratase family protein codes for the protein MTRDLTITEVRLTPILVADPPLLNTQGVHQPYTPRLIVEVVTADGTTGVGETYGDTKYLDLARPFAEKLVGRQVGDLNGLFVLADEVAVDGSRVSGQVDVGGLRGIQTADKLRLSVVSGFEVACLDALGKALGLPVHALLGGKVRDTVEYSAYLFYRWADHPEGVACEKDDWGAALDPAGVVEQARTFKERFGFTSFKLKGGVFPPEEEIAAIRALAEAFPGDPLRLDPNGAWSVGTSLKVADALADVLEYLEDPALGTSAMAEVAAGTSVPLATNMCVTTFAEIEQAFTRGAVQVVLSDHHYWGGLRNTRELAAICRTFGVGVSMHSNTHLGISLAAMTQVASTVPGLHHACDSHYPWQSEDVLTSRLTFEDGAVRVSDAPGLGVELDREKLEFLHRRWLDDDGSLKDRDDAAAMRVAEPGWVTPAVPRW